One part of the Sorangiineae bacterium MSr11954 genome encodes these proteins:
- a CDS encoding efflux RND transporter permease subunit produces the protein MNRPVFTWVLMLTIIVLGGVAYTALGLDKYPKISFPVVAVTTTLNGAAPEEIESEISDKIEEAVNTIGGIDELRSTSNEGVSQVVISFDLDKDPDVAAQEVRDHVNNALPNLPKGIDPPVVSKFDADAAPILYVTVSAPGTIRDVTELCDKRIRRQIESISGVGQVNVVGGTKREIKVWLDPVALRSFGLTAVDVQRAIQNQNLTVPGGAIERGPEQLTLRIEGKVTSLDALKRIIVRESNDHPTRVEDVARVEDGSQDETTWASQDGKRVVVLSLRKQTGVNTVQVVDAVKERLGEIQKSLPQGSELVVVRDNSETIRTSVDAVKEHLLLGAILAAVVVLAFLGNARSTVISAIAIPVSLIGAFVLMYLLHFTLNMMTLLALALAVGIVIDDAIVVLENIFRFITEKKMSPMEAAVAATEDIGLAVLATTLSLLAVFIPVSFMGGIVGRFLSSFGLTMACAILVSLIVSFTLTPMLSARWLEAEPQGKTDASEQPKEPRQKPILERLVDVVYMPIERGYMVVLRWVMSHRWVVVVLCGLTLGSCIPLAKAVPSSFVPEDDNAQFEVHVRAKEGTSVQATRIIADGIAREIRELPGVKHTLMSIGDNGAKTPNLANIYVKLADPKDRAESQTILMDRVRRDVLAQKPKELILDVAEVSDFGSSSGVIQYAIVGPDLAKLTAYSQRIMSQLRETPGAVDVSTTLIVGKPELRLAVDRDRAANLGVNVSDVASTLQLLVAGLKVSTYSENGEDYDIRARAEREYRVDEKGLLITVPSSKVSTAIPLDSVIKAAADTGPSQIDRLNRQRQVTISCNVGPGHTESEIQAALDRVVADLHMPPGYRAVAAGNSKETGKAAGAFILAFATSFIFMYLVLAAQFESWLHPVTILISLPLTVPFALISLLIFGQTLNIFSALGLLVLFGVVKKNSILQVDHTNHLRKTGMSREEAILEANRDRLRPILMTTIAFVAGMLPLIVSRGIGSGLNRGIAGVIVGGQTLSLLLTLLATPVVYSLFDDLASRLGKKRRARAEAPWPALSEPARSDGSAE, from the coding sequence GTGAACCGGCCCGTCTTCACCTGGGTCCTGATGCTCACCATCATCGTGCTCGGAGGCGTGGCCTACACCGCGCTGGGGCTCGATAAATATCCAAAAATCTCCTTCCCCGTGGTGGCTGTGACCACCACCTTGAACGGCGCCGCGCCCGAGGAGATCGAGAGCGAGATCTCCGACAAGATCGAGGAGGCGGTCAACACCATCGGCGGCATCGACGAGCTGCGCTCCACGTCCAACGAAGGCGTCTCGCAGGTCGTCATCTCCTTCGACCTCGACAAAGATCCCGACGTGGCCGCCCAGGAGGTGCGCGACCACGTGAACAACGCGCTGCCGAACCTGCCCAAGGGCATCGACCCGCCGGTGGTCAGCAAATTCGATGCTGACGCCGCACCCATCCTTTATGTCACCGTTTCGGCGCCCGGCACCATCCGCGACGTCACGGAGCTCTGCGACAAGCGCATCCGCCGGCAGATCGAGAGCATCTCCGGCGTGGGCCAGGTCAACGTGGTCGGCGGCACCAAGCGCGAGATCAAGGTGTGGCTCGATCCGGTGGCCCTCCGCTCCTTCGGCCTCACGGCGGTCGACGTGCAGCGCGCCATTCAAAATCAGAACCTCACGGTCCCCGGCGGCGCCATCGAGCGCGGACCGGAGCAGCTCACCTTGCGCATCGAGGGCAAGGTCACCAGCCTGGACGCGCTGAAGCGCATCATCGTGCGCGAGTCCAACGACCACCCGACCCGGGTCGAGGACGTGGCGCGGGTGGAGGACGGGAGCCAGGACGAGACGACGTGGGCCTCGCAGGACGGCAAGCGGGTGGTGGTGCTCTCCTTGCGCAAGCAGACCGGCGTCAACACGGTGCAGGTCGTCGACGCGGTGAAGGAGCGCCTGGGCGAGATTCAAAAGTCGCTGCCGCAAGGCTCGGAGCTGGTGGTGGTGCGCGACAACTCGGAGACCATCCGCACCAGCGTGGACGCGGTGAAGGAGCACCTCTTGCTCGGCGCCATCCTCGCGGCCGTGGTCGTCCTGGCGTTCCTCGGCAACGCGCGGAGCACGGTCATCTCGGCCATCGCCATCCCGGTGTCGCTCATCGGGGCCTTCGTCTTGATGTACCTCCTGCACTTCACGCTCAACATGATGACCCTGTTGGCCCTGGCGCTGGCGGTGGGCATCGTCATCGATGACGCGATCGTCGTCCTGGAGAACATCTTCCGCTTCATCACCGAAAAGAAGATGTCGCCCATGGAAGCGGCCGTGGCGGCCACCGAGGACATCGGGCTCGCGGTCCTGGCGACCACCTTGTCCTTGCTCGCGGTGTTCATCCCGGTCTCGTTCATGGGCGGCATCGTGGGGCGCTTCCTCAGCAGCTTCGGCCTCACCATGGCGTGCGCCATCCTGGTGTCGCTCATCGTGAGCTTCACCTTGACCCCCATGCTCTCGGCGCGCTGGCTCGAAGCCGAGCCCCAGGGAAAAACCGATGCATCCGAGCAGCCCAAGGAGCCGCGCCAGAAGCCGATCCTGGAGCGGCTGGTGGACGTGGTCTACATGCCCATCGAGCGCGGTTACATGGTGGTGCTTCGCTGGGTCATGTCCCACCGCTGGGTGGTGGTGGTGCTCTGCGGGCTGACCTTGGGCTCGTGCATTCCGCTCGCGAAGGCGGTGCCATCGAGCTTCGTGCCCGAGGACGACAACGCGCAGTTCGAGGTGCACGTGCGCGCCAAAGAGGGGACGAGCGTGCAGGCGACCCGCATCATCGCCGATGGAATCGCGCGCGAGATCCGGGAGCTACCGGGGGTGAAGCACACCTTGATGTCCATCGGCGACAACGGGGCCAAGACGCCCAACCTCGCCAACATCTACGTGAAGCTGGCCGATCCCAAGGACCGCGCCGAGTCGCAGACCATCTTGATGGACCGGGTGCGCCGCGACGTGCTGGCGCAAAAGCCCAAGGAGCTCATCTTGGACGTGGCGGAGGTGTCGGACTTCGGGAGCTCCTCGGGCGTGATCCAGTACGCCATCGTGGGGCCCGATCTGGCGAAGCTCACCGCGTACTCGCAGCGCATCATGAGCCAGCTGCGCGAGACGCCGGGCGCGGTGGACGTGAGCACCACGCTCATCGTGGGCAAACCAGAGCTGCGCTTGGCGGTCGACCGCGATCGGGCGGCCAACCTGGGGGTGAACGTGTCCGACGTCGCCTCCACCTTGCAGCTCTTGGTCGCCGGGCTCAAGGTCTCGACCTACAGCGAAAACGGCGAGGACTACGACATCCGCGCGCGCGCCGAGCGTGAGTACCGGGTGGACGAAAAGGGGCTGCTCATCACGGTGCCTTCGAGCAAGGTGAGCACGGCCATCCCGCTCGACTCGGTGATCAAGGCGGCGGCCGACACGGGGCCGTCCCAGATCGATCGCTTGAACCGGCAGCGCCAAGTGACCATCTCGTGCAACGTGGGGCCGGGGCACACCGAGAGCGAGATTCAAGCGGCGCTCGATCGCGTCGTGGCCGATCTGCATATGCCGCCGGGCTATCGCGCGGTGGCGGCCGGAAACTCCAAGGAGACGGGCAAGGCGGCGGGGGCGTTCATCCTGGCCTTCGCCACCTCGTTCATCTTCATGTACCTGGTGCTGGCCGCGCAGTTCGAGTCCTGGCTGCACCCGGTCACCATCCTGATCTCGCTGCCGCTGACCGTTCCCTTTGCGCTGATCTCCTTGCTCATCTTCGGGCAGACCTTGAACATCTTCTCGGCGCTGGGGTTGCTCGTGCTCTTCGGCGTGGTGAAGAAGAACTCGATCCTCCAAGTCGACCACACGAACCATCTGCGCAAGACGGGCATGAGCCGGGAGGAGGCCATCCTCGAGGCCAACCGCGACCGGCTTCGCCCCATCTTGATGACGACCATCGCCTTCGTGGCCGGCATGCTGCCGCTCATCGTCTCGCGGGGCATCGGGAGCGGCTTGAATCGGGGCATCGCCGGGGTCATCGTCGGCGGGCAGACGCTTTCGCTCCTTCTGACCTTGCTGGCGACGCCGGTGGTGTACTCGCTGTTCGACGATCTGGCGAGCCGCCTCGGGAAGAAGCGGCGCGCGCGCGCGGAGGCTCCTTGGCCGGCTCTTTCGGAGCCGGCTCGCTCGGACGGGTCCGCGGAATGA
- a CDS encoding efflux RND transporter periplasmic adaptor subunit → MKNPAALVLCITLGLIPALDGCRGNKEPAGDSKKEAPRIAVDTAPVIERPMPDILPLTGTLQAELRSELTANASGRVVKTFVERGQKISLNAPLAQLDIRTAKVGLQQANASVAQVKTQLDSADAECARYDALLARGAITRQEYDKQSAECKQQRAALVVSQAKVAEAAITVGDGTIRAPFAGVVAERSVSVGDYVQPSSKVATLVVGDPLRLNLTVPEPRIAMVKEGQIVTFSAAAVPGKTFTGAVRYRSGEVRQTTRDLIVEAVVPNPDGELLPGMFVNVSLRLGEKPALVVPKSAVFATGNEKSVFVVKDGRLGLRIIKVGVEQGDVVEAENGVAKDEPVVLHPADTMSDGDRVK, encoded by the coding sequence ATGAAGAACCCTGCAGCTCTCGTCCTTTGCATCACGCTCGGCTTGATCCCCGCCCTCGATGGTTGCCGTGGCAACAAAGAGCCGGCGGGCGACAGCAAAAAGGAGGCGCCGCGCATCGCGGTCGACACCGCGCCCGTGATCGAGCGGCCGATGCCCGATATTTTGCCGCTCACGGGCACGCTGCAAGCCGAGCTCCGCTCCGAGCTCACGGCCAACGCCAGCGGGCGCGTGGTCAAGACTTTCGTCGAGCGCGGGCAGAAGATTTCGCTCAACGCGCCGCTGGCGCAGCTCGACATCCGCACGGCCAAGGTCGGGCTCCAGCAGGCGAACGCCAGCGTGGCGCAGGTGAAGACGCAGCTCGACAGCGCCGACGCCGAGTGCGCGCGCTACGACGCGCTGCTCGCCCGCGGCGCCATCACCCGGCAGGAGTACGACAAGCAATCGGCGGAGTGCAAGCAGCAGAGGGCGGCCCTGGTGGTGTCGCAGGCCAAGGTCGCCGAGGCCGCGATCACGGTGGGGGACGGCACCATCCGCGCGCCCTTCGCGGGCGTGGTGGCGGAGCGCTCGGTGAGCGTGGGCGACTATGTGCAGCCCAGCTCCAAGGTCGCCACCTTGGTCGTCGGCGATCCGCTGCGGCTCAATCTCACCGTGCCCGAGCCGCGCATCGCCATGGTGAAAGAAGGGCAAATCGTCACGTTTTCGGCCGCCGCGGTGCCCGGCAAGACCTTCACGGGCGCGGTTCGCTACCGAAGCGGCGAGGTGCGGCAGACCACCCGCGATCTCATCGTGGAGGCGGTGGTGCCCAACCCGGACGGGGAGCTCTTGCCCGGCATGTTCGTCAATGTGAGCTTGCGGCTGGGCGAGAAGCCCGCCCTGGTGGTGCCGAAGAGCGCCGTGTTCGCCACCGGCAACGAGAAGAGCGTGTTCGTGGTGAAGGACGGGCGGCTCGGCCTGCGGATCATCAAGGTGGGGGTCGAGCAGGGCGATGTCGTCGAGGCCGAGAACGGCGTGGCGAAGGACGAGCCGGTGGTGCTCCACCCCGCGGACACCATGTCCGACGGCGATCGCGTGAAGTGA
- a CDS encoding TolC family protein, whose translation MRFRRWGGLARAIAGAMGAGVLSISGLAHALQPLETFLAGARATNPDNREAAATLRQRRAELDVATGRLLPSLTGQGTWVHNQYEAVFQAPTGESLTIQPKNQLDGYVTLAVPLVDVGAWMKRSAAKVSRDAAAASRDQTELTVERDVTRLYYQVLADEAVLASATKSFDTAEGNRKLVTDRRELGTASELDFQRAETDVAKASQDMATAGQSLVNDRRSLETLSGIDPEPGAGFPEDDLHEEAALAVWLGSGGEDLVAVRAAVLDTEAATKSRDAAKADWLPTLSAQAQNRFTNATGFAGRSSIYTIQATATWKLDFTLGPGVRAQNAAVDAAKAREDKTRRAAADAIYQAWNQVRAGIAKARAARAQVGAATLAADLARVRYGSGVATQLEVVQAQRDLFSAEVSRVQADSDLQYARALLRLSARRTGSSAGAGRRTATEESR comes from the coding sequence ATGAGGTTTCGTCGGTGGGGCGGGCTCGCGCGCGCGATCGCAGGGGCGATGGGCGCAGGGGTGCTCTCGATATCGGGTTTGGCGCACGCGCTGCAGCCGCTGGAGACGTTTCTCGCGGGTGCGCGCGCGACCAACCCCGACAATCGCGAGGCCGCCGCCACCCTGCGCCAGCGCCGGGCCGAGCTCGACGTCGCGACCGGGCGCCTCTTGCCATCGCTCACGGGGCAGGGCACCTGGGTGCACAATCAATACGAGGCGGTGTTTCAGGCGCCCACCGGGGAGAGCTTGACGATCCAGCCGAAGAATCAGCTCGACGGCTATGTGACCTTGGCGGTGCCGCTGGTCGACGTGGGCGCGTGGATGAAGCGAAGCGCGGCCAAGGTGAGCCGCGACGCGGCCGCGGCGTCGCGCGATCAAACCGAGCTGACGGTCGAGCGCGACGTGACCCGCCTCTATTACCAAGTGCTCGCCGACGAGGCGGTGCTCGCGTCGGCCACGAAGAGCTTCGACACCGCCGAGGGCAACCGCAAGCTGGTGACCGATCGGCGCGAGCTCGGCACGGCGAGCGAGCTCGATTTCCAGCGCGCCGAGACCGACGTGGCCAAGGCCAGCCAGGACATGGCCACCGCCGGTCAGAGCCTGGTGAACGATCGGAGATCGCTCGAGACCTTGAGCGGCATCGACCCCGAGCCGGGTGCGGGGTTTCCGGAGGACGATCTGCACGAGGAGGCGGCCCTCGCGGTGTGGCTCGGTTCGGGCGGCGAGGACTTGGTGGCCGTGCGGGCGGCGGTGCTCGATACGGAGGCCGCGACGAAGAGCCGCGACGCCGCCAAGGCCGATTGGCTGCCGACCTTGTCCGCGCAGGCGCAGAATCGCTTTACGAACGCCACCGGGTTCGCCGGGCGAAGCTCGATTTATACCATTCAAGCGACCGCCACCTGGAAGCTCGATTTCACCTTGGGCCCCGGGGTGCGCGCCCAAAACGCCGCGGTCGATGCCGCCAAAGCGCGCGAGGACAAGACGCGGCGCGCGGCCGCCGATGCCATCTACCAGGCATGGAACCAGGTGCGCGCCGGCATCGCCAAGGCCCGCGCAGCGCGCGCACAAGTGGGCGCGGCCACCCTGGCGGCCGATCTCGCGCGGGTCCGCTATGGGAGCGGGGTCGCGACCCAGCTCGAGGTCGTGCAGGCCCAGCGCGATCTGTTCAGCGCGGAGGTCTCGCGCGTTCAAGCGGACTCCGACCTCCAATACGCCCGCGCGCTCTTGCGGTTGAGCGCGCGCCGCACCGGCAGCTCCGCCGGCGCCGGGCGCCGCACCGCCACCGAGGAATCCCGATGA
- a CDS encoding DUF6268 family outer membrane beta-barrel protein: MRKQSLGGSTLAIFLVAGSARAQVGDSVASVSYERYPYAAAPNNPSAQVGLQVFRVRAGYPIRFAKGTILIPGLAYELLDFQQRDGRGPHIGALHAPVASLTGIQMITPRLMILASVGAGLASDFDSRVSIDDLQFNVTGMGLYKFSDTFSLGAGVSYNRQTGTLSPVPAVALNWEITDRTRVRGFVPALLNVEYRASPWLTVGVRGTLEGNRFHLSGTKYGRDNLQLAYSTVTVGPKMTFRLADLLHLDVYASAAVWRRYEVFIDGDSVTDKYLSPVALFGARLWVGPSGWRGDRALETKKRAP; the protein is encoded by the coding sequence ATGCGAAAGCAGAGCCTAGGCGGATCGACGCTCGCCATCTTTCTCGTCGCGGGCAGCGCGCGCGCCCAAGTCGGCGACTCCGTCGCCTCGGTCAGCTACGAGCGCTACCCGTACGCGGCGGCGCCCAATAACCCGAGCGCGCAGGTGGGGCTCCAGGTCTTCCGCGTGCGCGCGGGCTATCCGATCCGGTTTGCCAAGGGGACGATCCTCATCCCCGGGCTCGCGTACGAGCTGCTCGATTTCCAGCAGCGCGATGGACGAGGCCCGCATATCGGCGCCTTGCATGCGCCGGTGGCGAGCCTGACCGGCATTCAGATGATCACCCCGCGGCTCATGATCCTCGCCTCCGTCGGCGCCGGTCTGGCCTCGGACTTCGACAGCCGCGTCTCCATCGATGATTTGCAGTTCAACGTCACCGGCATGGGCCTCTACAAATTCAGCGATACGTTCTCCTTGGGCGCGGGCGTCTCGTACAACCGGCAAACGGGGACCCTGTCGCCGGTCCCCGCCGTGGCGCTGAACTGGGAAATCACGGATCGCACCCGCGTGCGCGGCTTCGTCCCCGCGCTGCTCAACGTGGAGTACCGCGCGTCGCCTTGGCTCACGGTCGGCGTTCGGGGCACCCTCGAAGGGAATCGATTTCACCTGAGTGGGACCAAGTACGGCCGCGACAATCTGCAGCTCGCATACTCCACGGTCACGGTGGGGCCGAAGATGACCTTCCGCCTGGCGGATCTGCTTCACCTCGATGTGTACGCGTCGGCGGCCGTTTGGCGCCGCTACGAAGTGTTCATCGATGGCGACTCGGTGACCGACAAATACCTGTCGCCGGTGGCGCTCTTCGGGGCTCGGCTCTGGGTCGGGCCGTCCGGTTGGCGCGGCGACCGCGCGTTGGAGACCAAGAAGCGCGCACCATGA
- a CDS encoding DUF6268 family outer membrane beta-barrel protein — MSKITFAAFAALAVVCATKSARAQMADSTVSFTYERTTLGLEQPKSSDTKDSMGVQTFRFRAGYPIPLGPKTILSPGLSYDLVDFPKATSRGLPTDPLHAPTASLAMTQLIGDHVVVAGAVAAGLASDFQEKVSVDDLAFNVSLAAMYRFSSSFSLGMGVAYMRQTRMFFPAPIIAVNWEPSERFRIRGGAPVLNVDYRATPWLTVGLRAAFEGNVFHLGGQKDGQKDVQFSYMTIQTGPKATINLSDSTHLDLYASATPMRRFEYFVDGTSKRDGYLPVVVGLGARLWFGSEGWRSNPWAPAK, encoded by the coding sequence ATGTCGAAGATCACTTTTGCCGCGTTTGCGGCGCTTGCCGTGGTTTGTGCAACGAAGAGCGCGCGCGCGCAAATGGCCGATTCTACCGTCTCTTTCACGTATGAGCGGACCACCCTCGGCCTCGAGCAGCCCAAATCCAGCGATACGAAGGATTCGATGGGCGTTCAGACGTTCCGATTTCGCGCTGGATACCCCATCCCGCTCGGACCGAAGACCATCCTCTCCCCCGGCCTCTCCTACGATCTCGTCGATTTTCCCAAGGCCACGAGCCGCGGGCTCCCCACCGATCCCCTGCACGCGCCCACCGCGAGCCTCGCCATGACGCAATTGATCGGCGATCACGTGGTGGTGGCGGGCGCCGTCGCCGCGGGTCTGGCCTCGGATTTTCAGGAGAAGGTGTCGGTCGACGATCTCGCCTTCAACGTCTCGCTCGCGGCCATGTACCGGTTCTCGAGCTCGTTTTCGCTCGGGATGGGCGTCGCGTACATGCGCCAGACGCGCATGTTCTTTCCGGCGCCCATCATCGCCGTGAACTGGGAGCCCAGCGAGCGCTTTCGAATCCGCGGCGGCGCGCCCGTGCTCAATGTGGACTACCGCGCGACGCCGTGGCTCACGGTCGGCCTTCGCGCCGCGTTCGAGGGCAACGTGTTTCACCTCGGCGGCCAAAAAGACGGTCAAAAAGACGTGCAGTTCTCGTATATGACCATCCAGACCGGCCCCAAAGCCACCATCAACTTGTCGGATTCGACGCACCTCGATCTCTATGCGTCGGCCACCCCCATGCGCCGCTTCGAGTATTTCGTCGATGGGACATCCAAGCGGGACGGGTATCTGCCGGTGGTCGTCGGCCTCGGCGCGCGTCTCTGGTTCGGATCGGAAGGCTGGCGCAGCAACCCCTGGGCCCCCGCAAAGTGA
- a CDS encoding multidrug efflux SMR transporter produces MAWVYLVIAGLLEICWAIGLKYSDGFSKLGPTVFTVVTLVGSMILLSMAARSLPIGTAYAVWVGIGAFGAAVIGMILLREPVTPGRVFFLVLLLIAVIGLKLTAPASAGDV; encoded by the coding sequence ATGGCATGGGTCTATCTCGTCATCGCAGGGTTGTTGGAGATCTGCTGGGCCATCGGCTTGAAGTACAGCGATGGCTTCTCGAAGCTCGGGCCGACCGTGTTCACGGTGGTGACCCTCGTGGGCAGCATGATTCTGTTATCCATGGCCGCGCGCTCCCTACCCATCGGAACGGCGTATGCGGTTTGGGTCGGTATCGGTGCCTTTGGTGCAGCCGTGATCGGGATGATCCTACTGCGCGAGCCGGTGACCCCCGGGCGCGTGTTCTTTCTCGTCCTGCTGCTCATCGCGGTCATCGGCCTGAAGCTGACGGCCCCGGCCTCCGCCGGCGACGTCTGA
- a CDS encoding TetR/AcrR family transcriptional regulator: MARPREFEFEEALQKATEVFWSLGYGGASVDELIKGTGLARGSLYKAFGDKRTLFLMVMDRYVDQRLRLYSKGLFQRPGPIKEAIRQTMLDHVKRATGPGTERGCLVTNTATEIGVRDPDVALLLARMFRRMEELFAEAIARGKAAGEIAASKDERAIARFLVLTTQGVRVMSHMRPDRQQLVQAVEMAVSLLS; encoded by the coding sequence ATGGCGAGGCCGCGCGAGTTCGAGTTCGAGGAGGCGCTGCAGAAGGCCACCGAGGTCTTTTGGAGCCTCGGCTATGGCGGCGCGTCCGTGGACGAGCTCATCAAAGGTACCGGCCTCGCCCGCGGCAGCCTGTACAAGGCGTTCGGCGACAAGCGCACCTTGTTCCTGATGGTCATGGATCGCTATGTCGACCAGCGGCTCAGGCTCTACTCCAAGGGGCTGTTCCAGCGCCCCGGTCCCATCAAAGAAGCCATCCGGCAGACCATGCTGGATCATGTCAAACGGGCCACGGGACCGGGAACCGAGCGCGGTTGCCTGGTGACGAACACCGCCACCGAGATCGGCGTCCGCGATCCGGACGTCGCTCTCCTGCTCGCGCGCATGTTCCGGCGCATGGAGGAACTCTTCGCGGAGGCCATCGCGCGCGGAAAAGCCGCGGGGGAAATCGCGGCATCGAAGGACGAACGGGCGATCGCACGCTTTTTGGTCCTCACCACGCAAGGCGTGCGCGTGATGAGCCATATGCGGCCCGATCGCCAGCAGCTCGTCCAAGCCGTCGAAATGGCCGTTTCCTTGCTCTCGTGA